Proteins co-encoded in one Labilithrix sp. genomic window:
- a CDS encoding sugar ABC transporter permease translates to MTPRARSHPWLMLGPSLAVWLVFVFVPLGLAGYQSLFAWDMLTPPVWVGGDNYAALLEGGELWRILGRSLFFSVLVVTGSMSLGLALALLLDRPGGFYAFVRGSIFSAYVVSWVAVALLWVLLLDPDRGVLGALVRLFHLRIKFLADPDAALPTLAGVTIWKITGYAMIVFLAGLRAVPRSLHEAAALDGANALQRFRWVTWPLLRPTAAFVATTSLIVSFQAFDVVRIMTGGGPARATTLFVYAVYEQIFMNLSVGKASALAIVYFGVLCLLATLQLRAWRSRSA, encoded by the coding sequence ATGACGCCGCGCGCGCGATCGCATCCGTGGCTGATGCTCGGGCCGTCGCTCGCGGTGTGGCTCGTGTTCGTGTTCGTGCCGCTCGGGCTCGCGGGCTACCAGAGCCTGTTCGCGTGGGACATGCTCACGCCGCCGGTCTGGGTCGGCGGCGACAACTACGCGGCGCTGCTCGAGGGCGGCGAGCTGTGGCGCATCCTCGGGCGGTCGCTGTTCTTCAGCGTGCTCGTCGTCACGGGCTCGATGTCGCTCGGCCTCGCGCTCGCGCTCCTCCTCGATCGCCCCGGCGGCTTCTATGCCTTCGTGCGCGGGTCGATCTTCAGCGCCTACGTCGTGTCGTGGGTCGCGGTCGCGCTGCTCTGGGTGCTCTTGCTCGATCCCGATCGCGGCGTCCTTGGGGCGCTCGTGCGGCTCTTCCACCTCCGCATCAAGTTCCTCGCCGATCCCGACGCCGCGCTGCCGACCCTCGCGGGGGTGACGATCTGGAAGATCACCGGCTACGCGATGATCGTGTTCCTCGCGGGGCTGCGCGCGGTGCCGCGGTCGCTCCACGAAGCGGCGGCGCTCGACGGCGCGAACGCGCTCCAGCGCTTCCGCTGGGTGACGTGGCCGCTCCTCCGTCCCACCGCCGCGTTCGTCGCGACGACGAGCCTGATCGTGAGCTTCCAGGCGTTCGACGTCGTCCGGATCATGACCGGCGGCGGCCCCGCGCGCGCGACGACGCTCTTCGTGTACGCGGTCTACGAGCAGATCTTCATGAACCTGAGCGTGGGGAAGGCGAGCGCGCTCGCGATCGTGTACTTCGGCGTGCTCTGTTTGCTCGCGACGCTGCAGCTCCGCGCGTGGAGGTCGCGGTCGGCATGA
- a CDS encoding carbohydrate ABC transporter permease — protein sequence MKRSVSWAGVLALVAAAAWVLPYAWMVVTSLKPLEEIAEDPTAPFPKRPQLDAYREVFAQVSVGRHLAVSLAVAIAIGLLQIALALPAGYALAKLRFVGKKAAFGVVVACLLVPPQVTFVSVFLMFAQVSLTNTFTALVVPFAASALGTFLVRQALLSVPDEIIEAARLDGASELTIIYRILAPLLRPTLVSIFLVSFVYHYSDYFWPLVMTTDDTVRTLPLGVALLKEPGSGVRWHVVMAGNVLLSLPVLALFALAQKHLIRGVAARA from the coding sequence ATGAAGCGCTCCGTGAGCTGGGCCGGCGTGCTCGCGCTCGTCGCGGCGGCGGCGTGGGTGCTGCCGTACGCGTGGATGGTCGTGACGTCGCTGAAGCCGCTCGAGGAGATCGCGGAGGACCCGACCGCGCCTTTCCCGAAGCGTCCGCAGCTCGACGCCTACCGCGAGGTGTTCGCGCAGGTGTCGGTCGGCCGCCACCTCGCGGTCTCGCTCGCGGTCGCGATCGCGATCGGGCTCCTCCAGATCGCGCTCGCGCTCCCGGCCGGCTACGCGCTCGCGAAGCTGCGGTTCGTCGGGAAGAAGGCGGCCTTCGGCGTCGTGGTGGCGTGCCTGCTCGTGCCGCCGCAGGTCACGTTCGTGTCGGTGTTCTTGATGTTCGCGCAGGTGTCGCTCACGAACACGTTCACCGCGCTCGTGGTGCCGTTCGCGGCGAGCGCGCTCGGCACCTTCCTCGTGCGGCAGGCGCTGCTCTCGGTGCCGGACGAGATCATCGAGGCGGCGCGGCTCGACGGCGCGTCGGAGCTCACGATCATCTACCGGATCCTGGCCCCGCTCCTCCGCCCCACGCTCGTCTCGATCTTCCTCGTGAGCTTCGTCTACCACTACTCGGACTACTTCTGGCCGCTCGTGATGACGACGGACGACACGGTCCGGACCCTCCCGCTCGGCGTCGCGCTCTTGAAGGAGCCCGGCAGCGGCGTGCGCTGGCACGTCGTGATGGCGGGCAACGTGCTCCTGTCCCTCCCAGTGCTGGCCCTCTTCGCGCTGGCACAAAAGCACCTCATCCGCGGCGTCGCCGCACGCGCGTGA
- a CDS encoding peptidylglycine alpha-amidating monooxygenase has protein sequence MKLSTLGLALSMTVAAAIASIACTAPVELDGGSEKRSTKAGGDDDDDSSGTKTGDDGTKVVTTKTGIPCDVDAILKKNCQTCHGEEPVSGANTSLVTWDDMMKAGPGAQSDKKVWELVKARIHDDARPMPAAPAERIQGKDLEVMEKWFADGATSSEATCTAEAPADAVKPLGCKVDTVLKASEKFTMPPNAALDSYMCFGVDVNVPKKRHVIGLAPNVDNKRIVHHILLFQTEKAEASKPFECDAFGSAAWKLVAGWAPGGNNLELPPEAGFPQNAGTTHWVLQIHYNNATNASGQQDNSGYSLCTTDELRPNDAGVLAFGSTKIDLPPRSETTIKCDYTLNDKFNGVKMFNASPHMHTRGLAMSTERLAGGNGAPQPVFEQKNFSFEAQSNYPIDVSVQKGDVMRTRCKYKNPGDTKIGFGEGTNDEMCFNFIGYYPAIPDRTPLGLPLFTWVTPSAMAKCSTE, from the coding sequence ATGAAGCTCTCGACGCTCGGTCTGGCTCTCTCGATGACGGTGGCGGCGGCGATCGCGTCGATCGCGTGCACGGCGCCCGTCGAGCTGGACGGCGGCTCCGAGAAGCGGTCGACCAAGGCCGGCGGCGACGACGACGACGACTCGAGCGGCACGAAGACGGGCGACGACGGCACGAAGGTGGTCACGACCAAGACCGGTATTCCTTGCGACGTCGACGCGATCCTCAAGAAGAACTGCCAGACCTGCCACGGCGAGGAGCCGGTCTCGGGCGCGAACACGTCGCTCGTGACCTGGGACGACATGATGAAGGCGGGCCCGGGCGCGCAGTCGGACAAGAAGGTGTGGGAGCTCGTGAAGGCGCGCATCCACGACGACGCGCGCCCGATGCCGGCCGCGCCCGCGGAGCGCATCCAGGGCAAGGACCTCGAGGTGATGGAGAAGTGGTTCGCGGACGGCGCGACGTCGTCGGAGGCGACCTGCACGGCGGAGGCGCCGGCCGACGCGGTGAAGCCGCTCGGCTGCAAGGTCGACACGGTCCTCAAGGCGTCGGAGAAGTTCACGATGCCGCCGAACGCGGCCCTCGACTCGTACATGTGCTTCGGCGTCGACGTGAACGTCCCGAAGAAGCGGCACGTCATCGGCCTCGCGCCGAACGTCGACAACAAGCGGATCGTGCATCACATCCTCCTCTTCCAGACGGAGAAGGCGGAGGCGTCGAAGCCGTTCGAGTGCGACGCGTTCGGCTCGGCGGCGTGGAAGCTCGTCGCGGGCTGGGCGCCGGGCGGCAACAACCTCGAGCTCCCCCCGGAGGCGGGCTTCCCGCAGAACGCGGGCACGACGCACTGGGTCCTCCAGATCCACTACAACAACGCGACGAACGCGAGCGGCCAGCAGGACAACAGCGGCTACTCGCTCTGCACGACGGACGAGCTCCGCCCGAACGACGCCGGCGTCCTCGCCTTCGGCTCGACGAAGATCGATCTCCCGCCGCGCTCGGAGACGACGATCAAGTGCGACTACACGCTCAACGACAAGTTCAACGGCGTGAAGATGTTCAACGCCTCCCCCCACATGCACACGCGCGGCCTCGCGATGTCGACCGAGCGCCTCGCCGGCGGCAACGGCGCGCCGCAGCCGGTCTTCGAGCAGAAGAACTTCTCGTTCGAGGCGCAGTCGAACTACCCGATCGACGTCTCGGTCCAGAAGGGCGACGTGATGCGGACGCGCTGCAAGTACAAGAACCCGGGCGACACGAAGATCGGCTTCGGCGAAGGCACCAACGACGAGATGTGCTTCAACTTCATCGGCTACTACCCCGCCATCCCCGACCGCACACCCCTCGGCCTCCCGCTCTTCACGTGGGTCACCCCCTCCGCGATGGCGAAGTGCTCCACGGAATGA
- a CDS encoding NCS1 family nucleobase:cation symporter-1, with translation MDAEQVELPDGRIELSPDVVLDDRALYNEDLAPTPMSKRTWSTYTYAALWISMAHCIPTYMLAASLIQNGMSWKQAIVTILIGNTIVLAPILANSHPGTKYGIPFPVFARSAYGVFGANVPAVMRAIVGCGWFGINAWIGGQALQTFFRSLWPGWHTMLGGAADNWLMKGHTGTEWISFLLFWGLNILIVYRGMDLVRKVENLAAPYVLVMTAALVWWAVDKGNGLGAIMKDEGKFKSFGEFWPVFVPSVTAMVGFWSTLSLNMPDFTRFGRSQKEQAIGQVVALPTTMTVFAMMGIVITSASAVIYGEAIWDPIILVGKFENRLVVAISMFTVVIATLGVNIAANVVSPANDFANLKPGAISFKTGGLITGIIGIVMLPWKLIDDPHGYIFKWLLGYSGGLGAIAGVLIADYYVVRKKELKLADLYRARGIYAGTNRAGIVATAIGCALAWIGLVVKPLAILYDYAWFVGAGAAALAYWAMMRRAPQREAARS, from the coding sequence ATGGATGCCGAGCAAGTCGAGCTCCCGGACGGTCGCATCGAGCTCTCGCCCGACGTCGTCCTCGACGACCGCGCGCTCTACAACGAGGACCTCGCGCCGACGCCGATGTCGAAGCGCACGTGGTCGACGTACACGTACGCGGCGCTCTGGATCTCGATGGCGCACTGCATCCCGACGTACATGCTCGCCGCGAGCCTCATCCAGAACGGCATGTCCTGGAAGCAGGCGATCGTGACGATCCTCATCGGCAACACGATCGTCCTCGCGCCGATCCTCGCGAACTCGCACCCCGGCACGAAGTACGGCATCCCCTTCCCCGTCTTCGCGCGCTCGGCCTACGGCGTCTTCGGCGCGAACGTGCCCGCGGTCATGCGCGCGATCGTCGGCTGCGGGTGGTTCGGCATCAACGCGTGGATCGGCGGGCAGGCGCTGCAGACGTTCTTCCGCTCGCTCTGGCCCGGCTGGCACACGATGCTCGGCGGCGCGGCCGACAACTGGCTGATGAAGGGTCACACCGGGACGGAGTGGATCAGCTTCCTCCTCTTCTGGGGCCTCAACATCCTCATCGTGTACCGCGGGATGGACCTCGTGCGGAAGGTCGAGAACCTCGCCGCGCCGTACGTGCTCGTCATGACCGCCGCGCTCGTCTGGTGGGCGGTCGACAAGGGCAACGGCCTCGGCGCGATCATGAAGGACGAGGGCAAGTTCAAGTCGTTCGGCGAGTTCTGGCCCGTCTTCGTCCCGAGCGTCACCGCGATGGTCGGCTTCTGGTCGACGCTCTCGCTCAACATGCCCGACTTCACGCGCTTCGGCCGCTCGCAGAAGGAGCAGGCGATCGGCCAGGTCGTCGCGCTCCCCACGACGATGACCGTCTTCGCGATGATGGGGATCGTGATCACGAGCGCGTCGGCCGTGATCTACGGGGAGGCGATCTGGGATCCGATCATCCTCGTCGGCAAGTTCGAGAACCGGCTCGTCGTCGCGATCTCGATGTTCACCGTCGTCATCGCGACGCTCGGCGTGAACATCGCCGCGAACGTGGTCTCACCCGCGAACGACTTCGCGAACCTCAAGCCGGGCGCGATCAGCTTCAAGACCGGCGGCCTCATCACCGGCATCATCGGCATCGTCATGTTGCCGTGGAAGCTCATCGACGATCCGCACGGCTACATCTTCAAGTGGCTCCTCGGCTACTCGGGCGGCCTCGGCGCGATCGCGGGCGTGCTCATCGCCGACTACTACGTCGTCCGCAAGAAGGAGCTGAAGCTCGCCGACCTGTACCGCGCGCGCGGCATCTACGCCGGGACGAACCGGGCCGGCATCGTCGCGACCGCGATCGGCTGCGCGCTCGCGTGGATCGGGCTCGTCGTGAAGCCGCTCGCGATCCTCTACGACTACGCGTGGTTCGTCGGCGCGGGCGCGGCGGCGCTCGCGTACTGGGCGATGATGCGGCGCGCCCCTCAGCGCGAGGCGGCGCGGAGCTGA